The proteins below come from a single Mycobacterium parmense genomic window:
- a CDS encoding RNA polymerase sigma factor, with protein sequence MAATKASPATDEPVKRTATKSPPSPAKRPAAKAANGAAPAKRASKAAPRAAKPETDEPAKKGRPAKGADGKAPSARAAKAAKGAAEHADDDLTVLEADAAVEDLDGEPDLESEPVEELDIDAGDLNLEDLDDVVATDADAEDADAGDQEDGEDDTAAPAAKAGAAPAEEDEEIAEPSEKDKASGDFVWDEDESEALRQARKDAELTASADSVRAYLKQIGKVALLNAEEEVELAKRIEAGLYATQLMAEHAERGDKLPAAQRRDMVWICRDGDRAKNHLLEANLRLVVSLAKRYTGRGMAFLDLIQEGNLGLIRAVEKFDYTKGYKFSTYATWWIRQAITRAMADQARTIRIPVHMVEVINKLGRIQRELLQDLGREPTPEELAKEMDITPEKVLEIQQYAREPISLDQTIGDEGDSQLGDFIEDSEAVVAVDAVSFTLLQDQLQSVLETLSEREAGVVRLRFGLTDGQPRTLDEIGQVYGVTRERIRQIESKTMSKLRHPSRSQVLRDYLD encoded by the coding sequence GTGGCAGCGACCAAGGCAAGCCCGGCGACCGACGAGCCGGTGAAGCGCACCGCCACGAAGTCACCGCCGTCCCCTGCTAAGCGACCTGCGGCGAAGGCCGCCAACGGCGCCGCACCCGCGAAGCGGGCGAGCAAGGCGGCGCCCCGCGCGGCCAAGCCCGAGACGGACGAGCCCGCCAAGAAGGGCCGCCCGGCCAAGGGCGCCGACGGCAAGGCCCCATCGGCCCGGGCGGCCAAGGCGGCCAAAGGCGCCGCCGAGCACGCCGACGACGACCTGACCGTCCTCGAGGCCGACGCCGCCGTAGAGGACCTGGACGGCGAGCCCGATCTCGAGAGCGAGCCCGTCGAGGAGCTCGACATCGACGCGGGCGACCTGAATCTCGAAGACCTCGACGACGTCGTCGCGACCGACGCCGACGCCGAGGACGCCGATGCGGGCGACCAGGAGGACGGCGAGGACGACACAGCCGCCCCGGCCGCGAAGGCCGGCGCGGCGCCCGCCGAAGAAGACGAAGAGATCGCCGAGCCCTCCGAGAAGGACAAGGCCTCCGGCGACTTCGTCTGGGACGAAGACGAGTCCGAGGCGCTGCGGCAGGCCCGCAAGGATGCCGAGCTCACCGCCTCCGCCGACTCCGTTCGCGCCTACCTCAAGCAGATCGGCAAGGTGGCGCTGCTCAACGCCGAAGAAGAGGTGGAGCTGGCCAAGCGGATCGAAGCCGGCCTCTACGCCACCCAGCTGATGGCCGAGCACGCCGAGCGGGGCGACAAGCTGCCCGCGGCTCAGCGCCGCGACATGGTGTGGATCTGCCGCGACGGCGACCGGGCGAAGAACCACCTCCTGGAGGCCAACCTGCGGCTGGTGGTCTCGCTGGCCAAGCGCTACACCGGCCGCGGCATGGCGTTTCTCGACCTCATCCAGGAGGGCAATCTCGGCCTGATCCGCGCGGTCGAGAAGTTCGACTACACCAAGGGTTACAAGTTCTCCACCTACGCCACGTGGTGGATCCGCCAGGCGATCACCCGCGCCATGGCCGACCAGGCGCGCACGATTCGCATCCCGGTGCACATGGTCGAGGTGATCAACAAGCTGGGCCGCATCCAGCGCGAGCTGCTGCAGGACCTGGGCCGCGAGCCCACGCCCGAAGAGCTGGCCAAGGAAATGGACATCACGCCCGAAAAGGTGCTCGAGATCCAGCAGTACGCCCGCGAGCCGATCTCGCTGGACCAGACCATCGGCGACGAGGGCGACAGCCAGCTCGGTGACTTCATCGAGGACAGCGAGGCCGTGGTGGCGGTCGACGCGGTGTCGTTCACGCTGCTGCAGGACCAGCTGCAGTCGGTGCTCGAGACCCTCTCCGAGCGCGAGGCCGGTGTGGTACGGCTGCGATTCGGGCTCACCGACGGCCAGCCCCGCACCCTCGACGAGATCGGCCAGGTCTACGGGGTGACCCGCGAGCGCATCCGGCAGATCGAGTCCAAGACGATGTCGAAGCTGCGCCACCCGAGCCGTTCTCAGGTGCTGCGCGACTACCTGGACTGA
- a CDS encoding DUF952 domain-containing protein: MASPGELLVHLCGSDEWSAARARGEIRPPDGADFIHLSAPGQVHLPANRLFRGRDDLLLLHVEPALLDSPVRWEPGVPTDPEAMLFPHLYGRLPVRAVSRVTAYRPGSDGTFAPLDARGQGLP, from the coding sequence GTGGCCTCCCCCGGGGAGTTACTGGTGCACCTGTGCGGGTCCGACGAGTGGTCCGCGGCCCGCGCTCGCGGCGAGATCCGCCCCCCGGACGGCGCCGATTTCATCCATCTGTCCGCCCCGGGACAGGTTCATCTGCCCGCCAACCGGCTCTTCCGGGGGCGCGACGACCTGCTGCTGTTGCACGTCGAGCCCGCGCTGCTGGACTCACCCGTGCGATGGGAGCCGGGTGTGCCAACGGATCCCGAGGCGATGCTGTTCCCGCATCTGTACGGTCGGCTGCCGGTCCGCGCCGTGAGTCGGGTCACCGCTTACCGGCCGGGCTCCGACGGCACCTTCGCGCCGCTGGACGCCCGCGGGCAGGGCCTGCCCTGA
- a CDS encoding DUF7455 domain-containing protein, producing MNATLTSPELTRADRCDRCGAAARVRAKLPSGAELLFCRHHANQHEARLTELAAVLEVSEAS from the coding sequence ATGAATGCAACTCTGACCAGTCCCGAGCTCACTCGAGCGGACCGCTGCGATCGCTGCGGTGCCGCAGCCCGGGTCCGCGCCAAGCTGCCTTCAGGAGCCGAGCTTCTCTTCTGCCGGCACCACGCGAACCAGCACGAGGCCAGGCTGACCGAATTGGCCGCCGTGCTGGAGGTCAGCGAAGCTAGCTGA
- a CDS encoding YihY/virulence factor BrkB family protein: protein MSDQVAKPSRHHIWRISVRTLTKSWDDSIFSESAQAGFWSALSLPPLLLGVLGSLSYVAPLFGPDMLPSIQRRLVSTAHTVFSTSVVNEIIEPTIRDIANNARGEVISLGFLISLWAGSSAISAFVDSVVEAHDQTPLRHPVRQRLFALFLYVVMLVVVVTTAPLVVVGPRKIGQHIPVGLANVLRYGYYPALILALMIGVMILYRVSLPEPLPSHRLILGAALATAVFVIATLGLRLYLGWITSTGYTYGALATPIAFLLFAFFGGFAIMVGAELNAAVQEEFPAPKTHAHRLRNWLVSRAHALLGTELPPPTPTARPRDVVTAEPPG, encoded by the coding sequence ATGAGCGATCAGGTCGCAAAACCGTCCCGTCACCACATCTGGCGTATCAGTGTCAGGACACTGACGAAAAGCTGGGACGATTCGATTTTCTCGGAGTCGGCGCAGGCCGGCTTCTGGTCGGCGCTGTCCCTGCCGCCGCTGCTGCTGGGCGTGCTGGGCAGCCTCTCCTACGTGGCACCACTGTTCGGCCCGGACATGCTGCCCAGCATCCAGCGCCGGCTCGTGTCCACGGCGCACACCGTGTTCTCCACCAGCGTCGTCAACGAGATCATCGAGCCCACCATCCGCGACATCGCGAACAACGCCCGCGGCGAGGTGATCTCGCTGGGCTTTTTGATCTCGTTGTGGGCGGGCTCGTCGGCCATCTCGGCGTTCGTCGACTCCGTGGTCGAGGCGCACGACCAGACACCGCTGCGCCACCCCGTGCGGCAGCGGCTGTTCGCGCTGTTCCTGTACGTGGTGATGCTCGTGGTCGTCGTGACTACGGCGCCTCTGGTAGTGGTGGGCCCCCGCAAGATCGGCCAACACATCCCCGTCGGCCTGGCGAACGTGCTGCGCTACGGCTACTACCCCGCACTGATCCTCGCCCTCATGATCGGGGTGATGATCCTCTACCGGGTGTCGCTGCCCGAGCCGTTGCCGTCGCACCGGCTGATCCTGGGAGCCGCGCTCGCCACGGCCGTGTTCGTCATCGCCACTCTGGGCCTACGACTGTATCTGGGCTGGATCACCAGCACCGGCTACACCTACGGCGCGCTGGCGACGCCGATCGCGTTCCTGCTGTTCGCCTTCTTCGGCGGCTTCGCGATCATGGTGGGCGCCGAACTCAACGCCGCGGTCCAGGAGGAGTTTCCCGCCCCGAAGACGCACGCCCACCGGCTGCGTAACTGGCTGGTGTCCCGCGCGCACGCGCTGCTGGGCACCGAGTTGCCGCCCCCCACCCCGACGGCGAGGCCGCGCGACGTGGTCACCGCCGAGCCGCCCGGCTGA
- a CDS encoding DUF3039 domain-containing protein produces MQTQTIERTDTEERVDDGTGSDTPKFFHYVKKDKIAESAVMGNHVVALCGEVFPVTRAAKPGSPVCPECKKIYERLRKE; encoded by the coding sequence ATGCAGACGCAGACGATCGAGCGCACCGACACCGAGGAACGCGTCGACGACGGGACCGGCAGCGACACCCCCAAGTTCTTCCACTACGTCAAGAAAGACAAGATCGCCGAGAGCGCGGTCATGGGCAACCACGTCGTCGCCCTGTGCGGCGAGGTGTTCCCCGTGACGCGGGCGGCCAAGCCGGGTTCGCCGGTGTGCCCGGAGTGCAAGAAGATCTACGAGCGGCTCAGAAAAGAGTGA
- a CDS encoding DUF3099 domain-containing protein, with amino-acid sequence MWDSGEMNRESALGFDDDGRPILITAAAPSYEEQHRARVRKYLTLMAFRIPALILAALAYGAWHNGLISLAIVALSIPLPWMAVLIANDRPPRSAAEPRRFDDARQRTPLFPRAERRAIEAPRPPDPQWDQQWDPSRQQHWD; translated from the coding sequence ATGTGGGACAGTGGAGAAATGAACCGCGAATCCGCTTTGGGGTTCGACGATGATGGCAGGCCGATACTCATCACCGCCGCCGCCCCCTCGTACGAGGAGCAGCACCGCGCGCGAGTCCGTAAATACCTGACGCTGATGGCGTTCCGCATTCCGGCGCTCATCCTGGCCGCCCTCGCGTACGGCGCCTGGCACAACGGCCTCATCTCGCTGGCGATCGTGGCGTTGTCCATCCCGTTGCCGTGGATGGCCGTGCTGATCGCCAACGACCGGCCGCCACGCAGCGCGGCCGAGCCCCGCCGATTCGACGATGCGCGGCAACGCACTCCGTTGTTCCCGCGGGCCGAGCGGCGGGCCATCGAGGCCCCACGGCCACCGGACCCGCAATGGGACCAGCAGTGGGATCCGTCCCGCCAGCAGCATTGGGATTGA
- the sigB gene encoding sigma-70 family RNA polymerase sigma factor SigB: MANATPSRFDGDLDAQSPAADLVRVYLNGIGKTALLNAAGEVELAKRIEAGLYAEHLLETRKRLGENRRRDLEAVVRDGQAARRHLLEANLRLVVSLAKRYTGRGMPLLDLIQEGNLGLIRAMEKFDYTKGFKFSTYATWWIRQAITRGMADQSRTIRLPVHLVEQVNKLARIKREMHQNLGREATDEELAAESGIPVEKINDLLEHSRDPVSLDMPVGSEEEAPLGDFIEDAEAMSAENAVIAELLHTDIRSVLATLDEREHQVIRLRFGLDDGQPRTLDQIGKLFGLSRERVRQIERDVMSKLRNGERADRLRSYAS, translated from the coding sequence ATGGCGAACGCCACCCCAAGCAGATTTGACGGCGATCTGGACGCTCAAAGCCCTGCAGCGGATCTGGTTCGCGTCTACCTGAACGGCATTGGCAAGACCGCGCTGTTGAATGCGGCGGGCGAGGTCGAACTCGCCAAGCGCATCGAGGCCGGCCTCTATGCCGAGCACCTGCTGGAAACGCGTAAGCGCCTCGGCGAGAACCGCCGGCGCGACCTCGAGGCCGTCGTGCGTGACGGCCAGGCCGCGCGCCGCCACCTGCTCGAGGCCAACCTGCGCCTGGTGGTGTCGCTGGCCAAGCGCTACACCGGTCGCGGGATGCCGCTGCTGGACCTGATCCAGGAGGGCAACCTCGGACTGATCCGCGCGATGGAAAAGTTCGATTACACAAAGGGATTCAAGTTCTCGACCTACGCGACGTGGTGGATTCGCCAGGCCATCACCCGCGGCATGGCCGACCAGAGCCGCACCATCCGGCTCCCCGTTCACCTGGTCGAGCAGGTCAACAAGCTGGCGCGGATCAAGCGCGAGATGCACCAGAACCTGGGCCGCGAAGCCACCGACGAGGAGCTGGCCGCGGAATCCGGCATCCCGGTCGAGAAGATCAACGACCTGCTCGAGCACAGCCGCGACCCGGTGAGCCTCGACATGCCCGTCGGCTCGGAGGAAGAGGCCCCGCTGGGCGACTTCATCGAGGACGCCGAGGCGATGTCCGCCGAGAACGCGGTGATCGCCGAGTTGCTGCACACCGACATTCGCAGCGTGCTGGCGACGCTCGACGAGCGCGAGCACCAGGTGATCCGGTTGCGGTTCGGCCTCGACGACGGACAGCCGCGCACCCTCGACCAGATCGGCAAGCTGTTCGGGCTGTCCCGCGAGCGCGTGCGCCAGATCGAGCGGGATGTCATGTCGAAGCTGCGCAACGGCGAGCGCGCCGACCGGCTGCGGTCCTACGCGAGTTGA
- a CDS encoding metal-dependent transcriptional regulator → MNDLVDTTEMYLRTIYDLEEEGVTPLRARIAERLEQSGPTVSQTVSRMERDGLLHVAGDRHLELTDKGRALAIAVMRKHRLAERLLVDVIGVPWEEVHAEACRWEHVMSEDVERRLVRVLNNPTTSPFGNPIPGLLDLGVGPDSDSAEANLVRLTEVPPGPPVAVVVRQLTEHVQGDIDLITRLKDAGVVPNARVTVETSPAGGGGVTIVIPGHENVTLPHEMAHAVKVEKV, encoded by the coding sequence ATGAACGACCTGGTTGACACCACCGAGATGTATCTGCGGACCATCTACGACCTCGAGGAAGAGGGAGTCACTCCGCTGCGCGCCCGCATCGCCGAACGCCTCGAGCAGAGCGGGCCGACCGTCAGCCAGACCGTGTCCCGCATGGAACGCGACGGGCTTCTCCACGTGGCCGGGGACCGCCACCTGGAGCTCACCGACAAGGGCCGCGCGCTGGCCATCGCGGTGATGCGCAAACACCGCCTCGCCGAGCGGCTGCTCGTCGACGTCATCGGGGTGCCCTGGGAGGAAGTGCACGCCGAGGCGTGCCGGTGGGAGCACGTTATGAGCGAGGACGTCGAACGGCGGCTGGTGCGGGTGCTCAACAACCCCACCACGTCCCCGTTCGGCAACCCCATCCCGGGTCTGCTTGACCTAGGGGTGGGTCCGGATTCCGACTCCGCCGAGGCCAACCTGGTCCGGCTGACCGAAGTGCCCCCCGGCCCGCCGGTCGCGGTGGTGGTGCGCCAGCTCACCGAGCACGTCCAGGGCGACATCGATCTGATCACCCGGCTCAAGGACGCCGGCGTGGTCCCCAACGCCCGCGTGACGGTCGAGACCAGCCCCGCCGGCGGCGGGGGGGTCACCATCGTCATCCCGGGCCACGAGAACGTCACCCTGCCCCACGAGATGGCCCACGCGGTCAAGGTCGAGAAGGTCTGA
- a CDS encoding DUF4192 domain-containing protein, with the protein MTTHRQDFDFNRPGALIAALPAVLGFVPENSLVLVSVDGGELGAVMRADLGPGLIDRAGELAEVVAAAQPEAAVAVIVDAEGAWCPSCNDEHRRLCRALAEALAQCGIELWAAHLVDRVGAGGRWHCVDGCGSSGPVEDPSASPLAAAAVLDGRRLYARRADLQAVVAVDDPARTAGLVEAVTRQAERRRGAHRADPARCARRDVRQARAAASRVAAGESLSDDELAELGCALVDATVRDIFYALAVGRDAGDAESLWALLSRTLPEPWRVEALVLLAFSAYARGDGPLAGIALEAALRRHPEHRMAGMLDTALHSGLRPEHIRELALTGYRLANRLGVRLPPRRASVRRAG; encoded by the coding sequence ATGACGACGCATCGACAAGATTTTGATTTCAACCGTCCCGGCGCGCTCATCGCCGCGTTACCGGCCGTATTGGGCTTCGTTCCCGAGAATTCGCTGGTTCTGGTGTCTGTGGACGGCGGTGAGCTCGGGGCGGTGATGCGGGCCGACCTCGGCCCCGGTCTCATCGACCGGGCCGGGGAACTGGCCGAGGTCGTGGCCGCGGCGCAGCCGGAGGCGGCGGTCGCGGTGATCGTCGACGCCGAAGGCGCGTGGTGCCCCAGTTGCAACGACGAGCACCGGCGGCTGTGCCGGGCGCTCGCAGAAGCGTTGGCGCAGTGCGGGATTGAGCTGTGGGCCGCGCACCTGGTGGACCGGGTGGGCGCCGGCGGCCGGTGGCATTGCGTGGACGGCTGCGGGTCGAGCGGGCCGGTGGAAGATCCCTCCGCGTCGCCGCTGGCCGCCGCGGCGGTGCTGGACGGCCGGCGGCTCTACGCGCGGCGTGCCGACCTGCAGGCCGTCGTCGCGGTGGACGACCCGGCGCGCACCGCCGGGCTGGTCGAGGCCGTCACGCGGCAAGCGGAGCGGCGCCGCGGCGCGCACCGCGCCGACCCCGCCCGGTGCGCTCGCCGCGATGTGCGACAGGCGCGCGCCGCCGCGTCCCGCGTCGCGGCCGGGGAGTCGCTGTCCGACGACGAGCTGGCCGAACTGGGCTGCGCGCTGGTCGATGCGACGGTGCGGGACATCTTCTATGCGCTCGCCGTCGGCCGCGACGCCGGGGACGCAGAGTCGTTGTGGGCGCTCCTGTCACGCACCCTGCCCGAGCCGTGGCGGGTCGAGGCGCTGGTGCTGCTCGCGTTCAGCGCCTACGCGCGCGGCGACGGACCGCTGGCCGGAATAGCTCTGGAGGCGGCGCTGCGCCGCCACCCCGAGCACCGGATGGCGGGCATGCTGGACACGGCATTGCATTCGGGCCTGCGGCCCGAGCACATCCGGGAACTTGCTCTCACCGGCTACCGGCTGGCCAACCGGCTAGGTGTGCGCTTGCCGCCGCGACGGGCGTCCGTACGCCGGGCGGGATAG